In Malus sylvestris chromosome 16, drMalSylv7.2, whole genome shotgun sequence, the following are encoded in one genomic region:
- the LOC126606424 gene encoding pre-mRNA-splicing factor SLU7-like isoform X2 translates to MLVTKVCVSDLLILGDRMHILAHERKFKLFLPYFVLELGFIYYQGVSSFSFYSCGAITHTTKLCMERPRKKGARWTNMHIAPDEKIESFELDYDGKRDRWNGFDAATYAHIIERYEARDEARRKYLKEQQIKKLEEKNNKQNGEGEISEDDDDDDALKVDEAKVDESKQMDFARVEKRVRTTGGGSTGTVRNLRIREDTAKYLLNLDVNSAYYDPKTRSMREDPLPDADPNDKFYGGDNKYRVSGQALEFKQLNIHAWEALEKGQDIHMQAAPSQAELLYKNFKVIKEKYGNAATEEQLPKELLLGQSENQVEYNRAGRVVRGMETSLPKSKYEEDVYINNHTSVWGSWWKDHQWGYKCCKQTIRNSYCTGVAGVEAAVATADLMNANIARKVASEEKPAPTEEKRVATWGTDIPDDLVLDQKKLDDALKKEDERKTEEKDERKRKYNVKWDDKVTPEEMEAYRMKKIHHDDPMKDFLH, encoded by the exons ATGTTAGTAACAAAAGTTTGTGTATCTGATTTACTTATTCTTGGGGATAGGATGCATATTTTAGCCCATGAAAGaaaatttaaactcttcttACCATATTTTGTGTTAGAGTTAGGATTTATTTATTACCAGGGGGTTTCATCCTTTTCTTTTTACAGCTGTGGGGCGATCACGCATACCACAAAGTTGTGCATGGAGAGGCCTAGAAAAAAAGGAGCAAGATGGACAAACATGCACATTGCACCTGATGAAAAAATAGAGAGTTTTGAGCTGGATTATGATGGAAAACGGGATAGATGGAATGGTTTTGATGCAGCAACTTATGCTCATATCATTGAGAGATACGAGGCAAGGGATGAGGCTAGAAGGAAATACCTGAAGGAACAGCAGATAAAAAAGTTGGAGGAGAAAAATAATAAGCAGAATGGGGAAGGGGAGATTAGTGaagatgatgacgatgatgatgctCTGAAGGTAGATGAGGCCAAGGTTGACGAAAGCAAACAGATGGATTTTGCAAGGGTTGAGAAGCGTGTTCGCACGACTGGTGGTGGAAGCACTGGAACTGTCAG AAATTTGCGCATTCGGGAGGACACAGCTAAATATCTTTTGAATCTTGATGTCAATTCTGCTTATTATGATCCCAAAACTCGGTCCATGCGTGAAGATCCTCTTCCTGATGCTGACCCGAATGATAAGTTTTATGGA GGAGATAACAAATATAGAGTGAGTGGGCAAGCTCTAGAGTTCAAGCAGCTCAATATTCATGCATGGGAGGCATTGGAAAAAGGGCAAGACATTCACATGCAAGCTGCTCCATCTCAAGCAGAATTACTGTATAAGAACTTTAAGGTCATTAAGGAGAAGTATGGCAATGCTGCAACTGAAGAACAACTTCCGAAGGAGCTTCTTTTGGGACAGTCTGAGAACCAAGTTGAATATAATCGTGCTGGCAGAGTTGTAAGGGGCATG GAGACATCCCTTCCAAAGAGTAAATATGAAGAGGATGTTTACATCAATAACCACACAAGTGTTTGGGGATCATGGTGGAAGGATCACCAATGGGGATACAAGTGTTGTAAGCAAACAATTCGGAACAGTTATTGCACTGGTGTAGCTGGAGTTGAGGCTGCCGTGGCAACTGCAGACCTAATGAATGCGAACATTGCCCGCAAAGTAGCCTCTGAAG AGAAGCCTGCTCCAACAGAAGAAAAGAGGGTTGCTACCTGGGGAACTGATATACCCGACGACTTGGTCCTTGACCAGAAAAAACTTGATGATGCTCTTAAGAAG GAGGATGAGAGAAAGACGGAAGAAAAGGATGAAAGAAAGCGCAAATACAATGTTAAATGGGACGATAAG GTTACTCCCGAGGAGATGGAGGCGTATCGAATGAAAAAGATTCATCATGACGATCCCATGAAAGATTTCCTGCACTAA
- the LOC126606424 gene encoding pre-mRNA-splicing factor SLU7-A-like isoform X3 has protein sequence MATASAAFKSREDHRKQMELEEARKAGLAPAEVDEDGKEINPHIPQYMSYAPWYLKANQRSLKHQRKWKSDPNYTKSWYDRGAKTFQADKYRKGACENCGAITHTTKLCMERPRKKGARWTNMHIAPDEKIESFELDYDGKRDRWNGFDAATYAHIIERYEARDEARRKYLKEQQIKKLEEKNNKQNGEGEISEDDDDDDALKVDEAKVDESKQMDFARVEKRVRTTGGGSTGTVRNLRIREDTAKYLLNLDVNSAYYDPKTRSMREDPLPDADPNDKFYGGDNKYRVSGQALEFKQLNIHAWEALEKGQDIHMQAAPSQAELLYKNFKVIKEKYGNAATEEQLPKELLLGQSENQVEYNRAGRVVRGDIPSKE, from the exons ATGGCTACTGCATCAG CGGCTTTCAAATCAAGGGAGGATCATCGGAAGCAGATGGAATTGGAGGAAGCGCGTAAAGCTGGGCTAGCGCCAGCTGAAGTTGATGAGGATGGGAAAGAGATTAATCCTCATATTCCTCAATATATGTCATATGCACCTTGGTATCTTAAGGCTAATCAACGA AGTTTGAAACATCAAAGGAAATGGAAATCAGATCCAAATTATACAAAATCCTGGTACGACAGAGGTGCAAAGACTTTTCAGGCTGATAAGTACCGGAAGGGAGCATGTGAAAA CTGTGGGGCGATCACGCATACCACAAAGTTGTGCATGGAGAGGCCTAGAAAAAAAGGAGCAAGATGGACAAACATGCACATTGCACCTGATGAAAAAATAGAGAGTTTTGAGCTGGATTATGATGGAAAACGGGATAGATGGAATGGTTTTGATGCAGCAACTTATGCTCATATCATTGAGAGATACGAGGCAAGGGATGAGGCTAGAAGGAAATACCTGAAGGAACAGCAGATAAAAAAGTTGGAGGAGAAAAATAATAAGCAGAATGGGGAAGGGGAGATTAGTGaagatgatgacgatgatgatgctCTGAAGGTAGATGAGGCCAAGGTTGACGAAAGCAAACAGATGGATTTTGCAAGGGTTGAGAAGCGTGTTCGCACGACTGGTGGTGGAAGCACTGGAACTGTCAG AAATTTGCGCATTCGGGAGGACACAGCTAAATATCTTTTGAATCTTGATGTCAATTCTGCTTATTATGATCCCAAAACTCGGTCCATGCGTGAAGATCCTCTTCCTGATGCTGACCCGAATGATAAGTTTTATGGA GGAGATAACAAATATAGAGTGAGTGGGCAAGCTCTAGAGTTCAAGCAGCTCAATATTCATGCATGGGAGGCATTGGAAAAAGGGCAAGACATTCACATGCAAGCTGCTCCATCTCAAGCAGAATTACTGTATAAGAACTTTAAGGTCATTAAGGAGAAGTATGGCAATGCTGCAACTGAAGAACAACTTCCGAAGGAGCTTCTTTTGGGACAGTCTGAGAACCAAGTTGAATATAATCGTGCTGGCAGAGTTGTAAGGG GAGACATCCCTTCCAAAGAGTAA
- the LOC126606565 gene encoding uncharacterized protein LOC126606565: MISLRSNTFRSCWTLAKKFGCAKRAWRSFTDKVQSKLHKLNIPRAIKTTARHLRALQSKFHFLIPSKLRALTKPSSTFPSNRYYNHHYDTLDSHVGYALGRSGYQYHNKLHHNKNTEAIHIDELFEEPAAVCVDAKKDRHFGEQAETSKGKQAVDEEDDGKVVKRDKKSLYSVEDAWQAVVAKSPQLRVVDERAEEFIHKFRQDMKLQKEKSLLEFQEMLARSS; the protein is encoded by the coding sequence ATGATTTCGTTACGATCCAATACTTTTAGGTCATGCTGGACGCTAGCAAAGAAGTTTGGCTGCGCGAAGAGGGCGTGGAGGAGCTTCACCGATAAAGTGCAATCAAAACTCCACAAACTCAACATCCCCAGAGCAATCAAAACCACTGCCAGACACCTCCGTGCCTTGCAGAGCAAGTTTCATTTTCTTATCCCATCCAAACTCCGCGCTCTCACCAAACCTTCCTCTACCTTCCCTAGTAACCGATACTATAACCATCACTACGACACCCTTGACTCCCATGTCGGTTATGCGCTGGGAAGATCTGGCTACCAGTACCACAACAAGCTCCATCATAATAAGAATACGGAAGCCATACACATAGACGAGCTCTTTGAAGAGCCTGCTGCCGTCTGTGTGGACGCCAAGAAGGATCGACATTTTGGTGAGCAAGCAGAAACAAGCAAAGGGAAACAAGCGGTTGACGAGGAGGATGATGGGAAGGTTGTGAAAAGAGATAAGAAGAGTTTGTACAGCGTTGAAGATGCGTGGCAAGCAGTGGTTGCAAAGTCGCCTCAGCTGCGGGTAGTGGATGAAAGAGCGGAGGAGTTCATTCACAAGTTTAGGCAAGACATGAAGCTTCAGAAGGAGAAATCCCTTCTTGAGTTCCAGGAGATGTTGGCTCGCAGTTCATAA
- the LOC126607591 gene encoding malate dehydrogenase-like, with translation MAKEPARILVTGAAGQIGYALVPMIARGIMLGADQPVILHLLDIPPAAEALNGVKMELVDAAFPLLKGVVATTDVVEACNGVNIAVMVGGFPRKEGMERKDVMTKNVSIYRSQASALEKHAAPNCKVLVVANPANTNALILKEFAPSIPEKNITCLTRLDHNRALGQVSERLNVQVSDVKNVIIWGNHSSSQYPDVNHATVKTPSGEKGVRELVADDAWLNGEFISTVQQRGAAIIKARKLSSALSAASSACDHIRDWVLGTPEGTWVSMGVYSDGSYDVPSGLIFSFPVTCQHGEWKIVQGLSIDEFSRKKLDATAEELSEEKALAYSCLS, from the exons ATGGCGAAAGAACCAGCTCGCATCCTCGTTACTGGAGCCGCAG GGCAAATTGGATATGCGCTTGTGCCGATGATCGCAAGGGGAATCATGCTCGGAGCGGATCAGCCGGTGATTCTGCACCTGCTTGATATCCCACCAGCTGCTGAGGCTTTGAATGGTGTCAAGATGGAGTTGGTGGACGCCGCTTTCCCTCTGCTTAAAG GTGTTGTTGCTACAACTGATGTTGTGGAAGCATGCAATGGAGTTAACATCGCCGTCATGGTCGGTGGCTTCCCTAGGAAAGAAGGCATGGAAAGGAAAGACGTCATGACAAAGAACGTTTCCATCTACAGGTCCCAAGCTTCTGCACTGGAAAAGCATGCAGCTCCTAACTGCAAG GTTTTGGTTGTTGCTAATCCCGCAAACACCAATGCATTGATCTTGAAGGAATTTGCACCATCAATTCCTGAGAAAAACATCACCTGTTTGACTAGACTAGATCATAACAGGGCCTTGGGCCAGGTTTCTGAGAGATTGAATGTTCAAGTTTCTGATGTTAAGAATGTTATTATCTGGGGTAACCACTCATCGTCGCAGTATCCTGATGTCAACCATGCAACTGTCAAGACACCATCTGGGGAGAAGGGTGTCCGTGAGCTTGTTGCTGATGATGCATG GTTGAATGGAGAATTCATTTCCACTGTTCAACAACGTGGTGCTGCAATCATCAAGGCCCGTAAGCTGTCAAGTGCATTATCTGCTGCAAGTTCTGCTTGTGATCACATTCGTGATTGGGTACTTGGAACCCCGGAG GGCACTTGGGTTTCCATGGGTGTTTACTCTGACGGCTCATACGATGTACCTTCTGGTCTCATTTTCTCATTCCCAGTCACTTGCCAACATGGGGAGTGGAAGATTGTTCAAG GACTCTCTATTGACGAGTTCTCGAGGAAGAAGTTGGATGCAACTGCAGAGGAGCTCAGTGAGGAGAAAGCTTTGGCATACTCTTGCCTCTCTTAG
- the LOC126606424 gene encoding pre-mRNA-splicing factor SLU7-like isoform X1 — MATASAAFKSREDHRKQMELEEARKAGLAPAEVDEDGKEINPHIPQYMSYAPWYLKANQRSLKHQRKWKSDPNYTKSWYDRGAKTFQADKYRKGACENCGAITHTTKLCMERPRKKGARWTNMHIAPDEKIESFELDYDGKRDRWNGFDAATYAHIIERYEARDEARRKYLKEQQIKKLEEKNNKQNGEGEISEDDDDDDALKVDEAKVDESKQMDFARVEKRVRTTGGGSTGTVRNLRIREDTAKYLLNLDVNSAYYDPKTRSMREDPLPDADPNDKFYGGDNKYRVSGQALEFKQLNIHAWEALEKGQDIHMQAAPSQAELLYKNFKVIKEKYGNAATEEQLPKELLLGQSENQVEYNRAGRVVRGMETSLPKSKYEEDVYINNHTSVWGSWWKDHQWGYKCCKQTIRNSYCTGVAGVEAAVATADLMNANIARKVASEEKPAPTEEKRVATWGTDIPDDLVLDQKKLDDALKKEDERKTEEKDERKRKYNVKWDDKVTPEEMEAYRMKKIHHDDPMKDFLH, encoded by the exons ATGGCTACTGCATCAG CGGCTTTCAAATCAAGGGAGGATCATCGGAAGCAGATGGAATTGGAGGAAGCGCGTAAAGCTGGGCTAGCGCCAGCTGAAGTTGATGAGGATGGGAAAGAGATTAATCCTCATATTCCTCAATATATGTCATATGCACCTTGGTATCTTAAGGCTAATCAACGA AGTTTGAAACATCAAAGGAAATGGAAATCAGATCCAAATTATACAAAATCCTGGTACGACAGAGGTGCAAAGACTTTTCAGGCTGATAAGTACCGGAAGGGAGCATGTGAAAA CTGTGGGGCGATCACGCATACCACAAAGTTGTGCATGGAGAGGCCTAGAAAAAAAGGAGCAAGATGGACAAACATGCACATTGCACCTGATGAAAAAATAGAGAGTTTTGAGCTGGATTATGATGGAAAACGGGATAGATGGAATGGTTTTGATGCAGCAACTTATGCTCATATCATTGAGAGATACGAGGCAAGGGATGAGGCTAGAAGGAAATACCTGAAGGAACAGCAGATAAAAAAGTTGGAGGAGAAAAATAATAAGCAGAATGGGGAAGGGGAGATTAGTGaagatgatgacgatgatgatgctCTGAAGGTAGATGAGGCCAAGGTTGACGAAAGCAAACAGATGGATTTTGCAAGGGTTGAGAAGCGTGTTCGCACGACTGGTGGTGGAAGCACTGGAACTGTCAG AAATTTGCGCATTCGGGAGGACACAGCTAAATATCTTTTGAATCTTGATGTCAATTCTGCTTATTATGATCCCAAAACTCGGTCCATGCGTGAAGATCCTCTTCCTGATGCTGACCCGAATGATAAGTTTTATGGA GGAGATAACAAATATAGAGTGAGTGGGCAAGCTCTAGAGTTCAAGCAGCTCAATATTCATGCATGGGAGGCATTGGAAAAAGGGCAAGACATTCACATGCAAGCTGCTCCATCTCAAGCAGAATTACTGTATAAGAACTTTAAGGTCATTAAGGAGAAGTATGGCAATGCTGCAACTGAAGAACAACTTCCGAAGGAGCTTCTTTTGGGACAGTCTGAGAACCAAGTTGAATATAATCGTGCTGGCAGAGTTGTAAGGGGCATG GAGACATCCCTTCCAAAGAGTAAATATGAAGAGGATGTTTACATCAATAACCACACAAGTGTTTGGGGATCATGGTGGAAGGATCACCAATGGGGATACAAGTGTTGTAAGCAAACAATTCGGAACAGTTATTGCACTGGTGTAGCTGGAGTTGAGGCTGCCGTGGCAACTGCAGACCTAATGAATGCGAACATTGCCCGCAAAGTAGCCTCTGAAG AGAAGCCTGCTCCAACAGAAGAAAAGAGGGTTGCTACCTGGGGAACTGATATACCCGACGACTTGGTCCTTGACCAGAAAAAACTTGATGATGCTCTTAAGAAG GAGGATGAGAGAAAGACGGAAGAAAAGGATGAAAGAAAGCGCAAATACAATGTTAAATGGGACGATAAG GTTACTCCCGAGGAGATGGAGGCGTATCGAATGAAAAAGATTCATCATGACGATCCCATGAAAGATTTCCTGCACTAA